Within Streptomyces sp. NBC_01353, the genomic segment CACGCTGGGGTGGTCCTGGTTCGGGGTGTGCGAGGTCGGGCCCTCCGCCGTGATGCTGGCGGGGGCCTCGGTGGCCGCGGCCATGAGGTCTCCTAGCTATGGGGTTGTGGCTGTACTACGGCGGTAGAGGGCCCGGTTGTCGGCGTCCAGGCCCGCTTCCGCGACCGGACTACTGCTGGGCGAGCTGCTCGGCCGGCGCGATGTCGTACTTCTCGATCAGCCAGGCCTTCACGACGTGGCCGAGGGCCGGCTTGTAGCCGAGGTCGCTCTCGCGGGCGTCGACGGCCTCCTGGAAGCGGGCCCTGAGGCCAGAGTCGACACGGACGTTGAGAGTGCCGGTCTCCAGGCCCGTGTTACGCCGGACCCGGTGGGCGCCGGCGACCGGGGAGAACGTGCCGGCGATGAACGCATTCAGACCCTCGGCGACGTCCTTCGGGACGGACTTGCTGGCGGCCTGAATGGCGGTCCGGGTGACGAGCGGCATGTGGACCGGCAGGTTCGGGGCTCCGGTGATGTCGATGGCGTGCCGAAGTTGGCCCCAACCCTGCGGAAGCAGCAGCTCGTCGATAGTGGCGGCCAGTTCGGGGGCGCCGGTCTCGGTCAGGTGCTTGGAGGCGGCACGGAGGTTGTTCACGAGCTCGGTGGCCTTCTTGGAGGGCACGGTTCGGGGTCCCTTCGGGGGGCGCCCGATAGTCCGGCGGGGGGCCGTCGGCGGGCGGGTACGGGCATGTGTCATGCCAGTCTCCCTTCAGTTCCATTGCGTGCGCAACGGGACATGGCTGTGGTGTGTCGGGAGCGGGTGCGTTCCGACAGGGAGAGTATTACCCATATTCTGTTGCGCGGCAACAGAATATGGGTATTGTGGAGACACACCACAACGAACAACGGGGGCACCGATGAACGCCAGCAGCCGCCAGGCCCGCCAGACCATCCGGACCCGCACGCGCACCCAGCGCGCCGCCTCCCGCATCAACCGCCGCGGCAACGGCTCCCTTACCGCCCACTGCATCGCCGCCGGTCTCGCGCCGAAGGAGGCCCGCACCGTCGCCAACAGCCTCCGCAAGAACGCCACCAAGGCAGGCATCACCGGAACCGCCGCCCGCACCCACGCGGCCCGCCAGATGCGCGACTGTCGCCGCTACACCCCGGCGCAGGTCGCCGCCATCGCCGTCATCTACAAGCCGAGGAAGCCGGCCTATAAGGCGGCAGCCGCCCGGCTTACCCTCGCCGCCTGACCAGAAATAGGAGCCCCCATGGACGACGCCGACTTCTTCCAGGCCGGCTGTACCTACCAGCGGCGCCGATGGTTCTTCCAGTGCCTCGCTGTCGCGCCCAATCCCTTCAACAAGGAGATCCGTGCGGTCGGCTTCCTCTACCGCCTCGGCGAGCCCGCCACCGCAACGCAACTCGACGCTGACGACTGGGAGTACGCGGACTGGGCCCCGGTCAGCAACGACCAGCCGTGACGACCCGGCAACGACGAAGGCCACCGCCCCGAACTCGGGTGGTGGCCTTGGAACTCACAAAGATTGCGCACGCGCAGCGTAGCCGAAACGCTCACCAGCCCGCCACCCCCCTCCTGAGGCAGCATGGATCCCATGGCCCGACGCCCCGTGAACCAGCCCGCCCTGGTCGACGACCCCGTCACCGGCTACCGCCACCGCTACTGCCGGCGCTGCGGCCGCGAACTCACCAGCCCCCAGTCCCGCCTGGTCGGATACGGCGCCGCCTGCGACCCGAACCGGATGCCCCGCGCCACCCCCGAGCACGAGGTCGAGCAGGACACCCTTCCCGGCGCCTGACATGCCAGTGGCCCCGCGCCGTGCGAAGGGAACGCGAGGCCACCTGGCAACACACCACCATCGGAAGGGGTGGTCACCGCGACCGTACGAGCCACACGCCCGCACCGCCCGCCAGCCGCCCGCATCCGGGTGACGTCAGACCTCCACGAACTCCCGCACGGCATCGACGGACAGGGGTTCCGCCTCGACCGCGCGGCGTAGCTGCTCCATCGTCGTCGGCAGCGGAGACCATCCGTACCGGCCGGCCATCACGAAGTTGAGCGCCGTCACGCCCTTCGCGTACGTCTTGCGAACCGACCCTGCCTGCAGCGTGATCCCGGGCGGCCCGGCCTTCGACGCCCGCAGGGTCACCCACAACGCGGACCGGCCGCCCTCCAGCGGCAGCGCCTCCACCACCTGCTCGCGGACTTCCAGCCACCGGCGCAGCGCCACCCGCGTCCCGTCCCGCAGCGGGTACCACTCGACCTCCGG encodes:
- a CDS encoding DUF6011 domain-containing protein, with the translated sequence MARRPVNQPALVDDPVTGYRHRYCRRCGRELTSPQSRLVGYGAACDPNRMPRATPEHEVEQDTLPGA